The Brassica oleracea var. oleracea cultivar TO1000 chromosome C7, BOL, whole genome shotgun sequence sequence TATTTTAATTAGGACATGGTTATATTAATGTGACAATGTCATTGGGAACAATATAACAACTTAGCAGGTTGCGAGTTATGGTTGCAATACAAAAAAACTGCCACGTTCGCTATTTGTTTGTGTTGTGGTATTGTTTCTAACTACTTGAAAATTACGTCGTGGAAAATCTTAGAATTCCTTTGACATATCCCATATGAATATATATATATGCCCTTTTAAAAAAATTAAGTTTTACCAATGATCAGAAGTTAAAAATTATTTGCTAGTAGATGATCGTTAATACACTAACCCTTCTTTAATTTAACAAGGAATTTACTGAACAAATATATATAATTGATAAAGTAGGTGATTATATTGCAAATTTAACCATAAATGCAGATCCAATTATTATGATATATATGGGTTCGTAGCTAAATTATGAGAACCCTGGAGATTTTATTATGAAATCTCAGGTCCAATTATCAGAATCAAAGAAAGAAAATAACTCAATTAATAAATGATTTGAAATCTATTTTAATGTATGCACATTATTATACAATCATGGCCAGAGAGGTCACGCCACATGTGTATAGTACAATTTCACATGTGACAATGCCAATTGAAATTTACATAAACTTAAAACATTAGCTTAAGAGTTGAAGACATGTCCCATGTTCACTTTGGCTTATCTCTTCAATATCTCCTTGATTTTGATTTTGCAATTGCTTGGTTGCTAGGAGACACTCGCAGACAGCCACATGAACTCCCAATGACCCATATGTTCCTTTAGGGTCCAGATAAAGATTAGGAGTAATAAAAACCCACATTCCTCTTTCTACATGTACAAGTCAATTCTGTTTGTGCTGGTTTTATTTACTTTGTAAGTGTGACAAAAATAACCACAAGAGACTGTGTTAACGCCTACAAAGATAAAACAAGAAACGAGTTTATATATAATATATCCATAGGAGACTATTTAAACGTTCATCGAGTTATTTGCGTGTTTTTCTAAAAAAATATATCACGCAAAAGATTAGTTTTCTCAACATATCAATTATATATATACAAGTTTTGAAGATTTATTTAGCGTGTGGGGGGGTATATTCTTGATTTACTTCAACTCTCAATGAATACTAAAAGGGACATACTGGCTCCGAGTTCATTTGACTACTTTGTTCGAAAACTTTTATTGATATCAATAAGTTTCGTACGTTTTCAGGAAATTGAGATCTGGTGATGCCTGAGAGTCCAGGGATAGAGATCATTATATGTTTTGAGACTTTCCATATATATACGAAAACAAATAGCTAAAAGACTTATTTGATTCCGAAGCAGTTAAAATATTGTCTGATTGATGAAATTGACCAATAAAGATAAATAAGATTCTCTTTCTTACGATGGGAACTAAGAAGATCGTCCTGAAAACGGATGCGACGGGAAGAAGTGGCATTTGTAAGTGTTGCTGACTTCAGTAAATAAAAAACAGAACCACACCGATTGCATCTGAAAAATCTTAGAAGCGTCGTGCATTATTGATAAATATAAAATTATACTAAACGAGATACATACCAAAACATGAATATATGATTGAGAATAGAAGATACAAAACTAGGCCTTCTCATGTGGTAGACCTTACTTCAGTGAGACTGTGTTTAGGAGAAAGCATGTACCTCTATTAATGACACATATATTAGTATATATTGCAAATGGTTTTTCCTAAAGTATAACACATAACACATACAATATAAACAATTGTTTTCTGGCCACGCAATTAAACCTAATAAATGCTAAGTGGGAGGAATCCCCATCAGCAAGAAAACTCATTATTATTGAAAATTAAAATTTTCATAAGATATGTTTGCCAAAAACAGATACGAAGGACTACGTCCAGTAATGCTAAATTTGTTAGTGTAGCCAAATGAAATGCGTGCTATATAGCAAAGTAATAGAAGTGTGAAGTATTACCATTTACCAGCTCATGCGCGCTTTAGACCAACTGCTAATTAAATCTGGTCAATTTATAACTATCATCATAAGCATGTCATAATAAAATAATATCAAGCGTATGTAAACGCAAGTGGTAAAGACGTGTGGTTTATAACTTGTATAGCTGTATTGCAGTGTGTAATAGTAGTACTATATTCTTATCCTAAGTCAAACTCGTTTTCAATATTTATCCACCGATTTTGTTATGTTTTTATTTATCGTGATGTGTGATATCAATATAATAATATAACAAGTTATGTTCGTAAAATAGAAACTTCCAATGCCTTTCTCTCCACCAGTTACGGTTGCTGTCTTTTTCTTAGTTACTACTATACTTTAAATTACCTCCTTTTGAGAAATGGTTTACTCTTTTTGGATAAAATAACTATACTATACTATACAATAGAATAATATAGGGGATTCGTGAAATAAAAATTACGAGGGAAAAACATTATCCCAATCAATGGGCTACAATAAGCGGATACATTTAACACTGTGAACCAGAATAATTATTATATTGTCCAAAAGAAGTTAGAAGACAGTGAAGGGACAACAGAGCTCAGCTCTCTATAAGTGTACTTTGAATCAAAAGTAATTTACAGAAGTTGATCAACTTACATTTTAATATATTTAATCTCGTCTTCGCTGGATCAAGTTGTCATCTTCCAATTCCTTACCAATCTTTCAAATTTTATTAGGGATATTCTTGGAATCATCTTATTTTCCCTTTTTCAGAATTGGCTTCCTATTAAAAAAATCATCATATTTTCCCTGAGTTTCATTCATACTTCTTCTTAATATGCATAACATGCTTCTTCTTAATATGCATAACATGCATGTGTCCACACGGTTTTATGATTCGTATCCTCAAAAGTATTTTTTAAATTACTCAAAGAACCAAAAAAAAAGTATATTCTAAATTATGGCAAAATAGATCTAAACTTTCCTAAAATAATAAGTAGACGCGTCTCTGCTTTTCAAATTAGCCTTTATGTTTTGAATAGAATGGGAATGTAGAGTTTCAAATTTTCAATGGTAACCTAAAATTGACCTAGATAAAATAATCATCATAATGACAAACTTTATCAAATTATCGAGCAGAAGTAATAAACTCGATGAATTCTGTGTAAGAGAACATTTTAACGGTTAAAATTTAGGTTTTAAAGCTTAAATTTTAATTTTTAGACAAGATATTTTCATGGTCTATATTTTTAAAAAAGAGTCTAGTTTTTTATCTTAAATTTGATACTACTTTTCAAATTAATGGCTAAAAATTGCATTTTTATTTGTTGAAGCTAGAAATAATAAGAAACTAGGATAAGACATGCGTTTTGCGCAGTGTGAGTTTATTTGTATATATTATCGATAGTTTCTTTTATGTATTTGATCATTTTATTTATATATAAAAAATATTTTTTGTTGTTATTATATAATTTCTTTCCGATGGATCGGATCAATTTTTATTAAAAATAATGGAACAAAACTATACTACATCATGGGTTGATCGGATTGGACATTACACAAATTATGATAAAAAAACCTTATTTTTTCCATCGAACACATTCTTAAAAAAAGTGAACAGTATTGTTTTCACAGTTGAATTATTTTGAATTTTATCTTTCATATGGTTTTGAAAGCTTTCAAATCAACCATCGAATTGATACTTGTCATTTTAATGTTCGTATACTTAAAGAAAACTTACATTTTTGTAATTTAAAGTCGTTTTTAAAAATTCAAAATATAACATCTAAGAAAAAATCTAACATATAAGAAAAATCTAACATATAAGGTGTCCTCATTTTTGTATTTTAAAGTCGTTTTTTTAAAAAATATAACATATAAGGTTTCCTCATTTTTGTAATTTAAAGTCATTTTAAAAAATTCAAAATATAACATATAATAAAAAATCTAATNNNNNNNNNNNNNNNNNNNNNNNNNNNNNNNNNNNNNNNNNNNNNNNNNNNNNNNNNNNNNNNNNNNNNNNNNNNNNNNNNNNNNNNNNNNNNNNNNNNNNNNNNNNNNNNNNNNNNNNNNNNNNNNNNNNNNNNNNNNNNNNNNNNNNNNNNNNNNNNNNNNNNNNNNNNNNNNNNNNNNNNNNNNNNNNNNNNNNNNNATATAACATATAAGGTTTCCTCATTTTTGTAATTTAAAGTCATTTAAAAAAATTCAAAATATAACATATAAGAAAAAAACTAATTTTTTTTATTATATGGTTAATGTGATTGTTTATTTTTTTAATAATATAAATTTAAACAAAAATGAAGAAGGATGCAAAAATTGTTATCAAATCTTTATTACTCATAATCATTAATTGCCATATATGGTAAATCATATTAGATAATTTCGTAGCTTTTATTTAGGAAAAATATAACATATAAGGTTTCCTCATTTTTGTAATTTAAAGTCATTTAAAAAAATTCAAAATATAACATATAAGAAAAAAACTAATTTTTTTTATTATATGGTTAATGTGATTGTTTATTTTTTTAATAATATAAATTTAAACAAAAATGAAGAAGGATGCAAAAATTGTTATCATATCTTTATTATTCATAATCATTAATTGCAATATATATGTAAATCATATTAGTAATTCCGTAGCTTTTATTTAAGGAAAGAATACACACTTCATATATTTTAGGTTAATATAATGTTCTCTAGTGTTATATAATTATGGAATAATGTGACACCGTTAGATTAAACTATACTTTATATTAGATGCTATAGAATTTTTTGAAATGAAATTTAGAAGGTATTTAGAGTGTCACCTAGGATTTGAGTTTTTTTTAATGAATACAAAATTAAGATTCTAATTTTTCAAATGCTTCTCGATTAATATATAGGAGATAAGACGTTGTCCAGGAAAAAAAGAACCAGTAGTAATAATAAGAATTGGACTTTTCACACAAAGAAAACAAAGTAATACGACCTGCCGTCAAAAAAAAAAAGAAGCAAACGTTTCCTATAAAAAATGGGGGTAAAGAGAGGAAAATGCGAAGAAAGGAGGACTCTCTTGTTCTTCTTCTCTCCTCTTTATTACAAGTTGTTCACTTCATCACATGCTCCTCGTCTCTCTCTCTCAACTAATTCACAAGTTTCAGTTACGCAGCTGCTCAGAGTCTGATCTCATCTCTGTTTTGTCTGTTAAAACAAAAGATCCAGTTTTCATGGAAAATTAAATGAAACAGTGACGTCTCAGAATCATTTCTTCTTCTTTGTTCCCCTACTCTGTTTTTTTCCCTCTTTTAAACTCTCATTCATGGCTCCAAACTCAGTGGCAGTGACAATGGAGAAGCCAGACAACTTCTCTCTATTAGAGATCAACGGCTCAGATCCATCCTCATTCCCTGACAACAAACGCAAATCCATCAGCCCAAAGCAATTCTCATGGTTCATCCTCCTCAAAGCTCACAGACTCGTCTCTTCTCTCTCGTGGCTCTTCGCCTCGGTCAAAAAGCGTCTCGCTTTCTCCTCCAAAGCCATAAACGAAGAAGAAGATCCAAAAAGCAGAGGAAAACAAATGTACAGATTCATCAAAGCCTGTCTTGTCATCTCCATAGTCGCCTTGTTAATAGAAATCGTCGCTTATTACAAGAACTGGAATCTAGATCTCGTGAACCGACCGTCCTGGGAGGTTCGTGGGCTTGTCGAGTGGTCTTACGTGGCTTGGCTCTCGTTTCGATCCGATTACATCGCTCCTATTGTCATCACTCTCTCCAAGTTCTGCACTGTCCTCTTCTTGATCCAGTCTCTTGATCGGTTGGTCCTCTGTCTCGGTTGCTTCTGGATCAAGTTCAAGAAGATCGAACCTAAGCTCAAAGACGATGAGCTCGATCTAGAAGACGCATCAAACTTCCCAATGGTCCTTATTCAGATCCCAATGTGCAATGAAAGAGAGGTAAACTATAAACATACTCTGTTTTTTGCTCTGTTTTACTCTGTTTTTGCTCTGTTTTTACTCTGTTTTGTGTTCTGTTCTGTAACTGTTGTGTTATGTTCTTTGTAGGTGTATGAACAATCAATAGGAGCAGCATCACAGCTTGATTGGCCGAAGGATAGGATCTTGATTCAAGTTCTTGACGATTCAGACGATCCAAACTTACAGCTTCTGATCAAGGAAGAAGTAGCTGCTTGGGCAGAGAAAGGAGTGAACATTATCTACAGGCATAGGTTGATCAGAACTGGTTACAAAGCTGGGAATCTAAAGTCTGCAATGACATGTGATTACGTTAAAGATTACGAGTTCGTTACTATTTTCGACGCAGACTTTACGCCAAGTCCTGATTTCCTCAAGAAGACTATTCCTCATTTCAAGGTAAACCAATCAATCACACTCAATCTATTCTAACTACAAAAGGAAATTTTTTGTTTGAAGTTTCGTAATTTACGATGATGTTTGAAGAAAATTTAGTGAAAAGATTTTACTGTTTTTACAATGTGTTTTTAATGGGAATATAATTTTCCAATTATACTCATCACCGACAGTTGTCTCAAATTTTTTATTCTATTTTTTTCGGTGGGTCATGTTGAGAGTAGCCGACAAATATAATAGTATAAAGTTGTAGGAAAAGTTGTATGTTATGTTATGTATGAAATCAAAGTAACCGACAAAACTAATTTACAAAAATCAACACGTCGTTGGATGATTTTCACATCATGATTCTACAGAATTAGACTAGTTGAACCTAATCTTGACTCAGTATATTTTGTAGTAAAATAATATTTTAATCATCATTTTTGTAAGCTGTAAACAGAGTCAAGATTAGGTTTATATGATAAAGTACTATTTTGAAAACGGTTCGTATTTTATATTTTAAATAAAAAAATAAATATTTTAGTTTGCAAAACTGGAGTTTATTACTTAAAAACATATATTAATTGTGTTTAGCATATGAAAATGAAACAATCATCAAGAAGCTAAAAAGAGTGTGTTGTGTTGTTCAGGGGAATCCAGAGCTAGGATTAGTCCAAGCAAGGTGGTCCTTTGTGAACAAAGACGAGAATCTCCTGACAAGGCTGCAAAACATAAACCTATGTTTCCACTTCGAAGTAGAACAGCAAGTGAACGGAGTGTTTCTCAACTTCTTTGGTTTCAACGGAACCGCAGGAGTCTGGAGGATCAAAGCATTGGAAGAATCAGGAGGGTGGCTCGAGAGAACAACGGTTGAAGACATGGATATCGCGGTTAGAGCGCATCTCAACGGTTGGAAATTCATTTACCTCAATGACGTTGAAGTCACTTGCGAGTTGCCTGAGTCTTATGAAGCTTACAAGAAGCAGCAACATCGTTGGCATTCCGGTCCTATGCAACTTTTCCGGTTATGCCTTCCTTCAATCATCAAATCAAAGGTAAATAAAACTAAAATTCAACTTCTAGTTATAACTAAATGTTTAAGACTTGAAACAATTACTAAATAATACATCTTTTTTTAATCGATTTGGAAACCGAATTATATATACTAATATTTTAGAGTCATAGGCGAATGTTTCATCTCGCTATGTTTAGAACCGGCTATGAACATGAATAAGACTGAATTGTTTGATTTTCCGGTTTTTGATTTTGCAGATATCAGTAGGGAAGAAGGCAAATTTGATCTTCCTCTTCTTTCTTCTAAGGAAGCTTATTCTACCCTTTTACTCATTCACACTCTTCTGCATCATACTTCCATTAACAATGTTCATACCTGAAGCCGAGCTTCCTTTGTGGATCATTTGTTACGTTCCCATCTTCATTTCACTTCTCAACATTCTTCCCTCACCCAAATCTTTCCCTTTCTTGATCCCTTACCTCCTTTTCGAAAACACAATGTCCATAACCAAGTTCAACGCCATGATCTCCGGGTTGTTCCAGCTTGGATCGGCTTACGAGTGGGTTGTGACCAAAAAGACTGGGAGATCATCTGAATCCGACTTGCTAGCGTTTGCCGAAAAGGAAGAGAAGTTGCATAGGAGAAACTCGGAGTCAGGTTTGGAGCTTCTGAGCAAACTCAAGGAGCAAGAGATGAATCTTGCGGTACAAGAAACCCCGAAGAAGAGCATTGGAGGGCTAGTGAGGCCGAGTAACAAGATCAAGAAGAGGAACATGGTGTTTAAGAAAGAGCTAGGGCTTGCGTTCTTGCTTCTAACCGCAGCTGCAAGGAGCTTTCTGTCAGCGCATGGTCTTCACTTCTACTTCTTGCTGTTTCAGGGACTGTCTTTCTTGGTTGTAGGGTTGGATTTGATCGGAGAACAGATCAACTAGACACACACAACATAAAGACAGAGAAGAAGGGAGATAAACCCGTTTATATTCGTCTATTTTTTTGTTTGTTTTTTAAATTCTTTTCCCTTTCTTACATGCGGGTTTTATACATAATTTTCAAAAAACTTATAATGTCCAGTTTCAGATAAATGAGTGAAACGATTAATTTGTTATATAATATTGGCCTAAGGGTTAACAATCATATGGCTCTTAGGTGTTATGTACAAAGAGTGGTTTAAGATTCTGCTATCGATCAGACTGAGATGGGGTTTGCTAAACATATTTACCATAATCGTTTTGGAAATTTATTCACTAATGATGCTTAAGTTTTCCTAGGAAAGTCTTGCTAAACCTATTGGTTTAACATACATGAAGAAGCTTCAGAACAAATGAAATTAAAGCAATCAAAGGTAGTATAATACTTTAATTTTTTTGGTGTGAAATTAAAGCAATCAAAGTAGTATAATACTTTAATTTTTCTGGTTATCTTAGTATTAATTATAATTTATTTACCTAAATAAGATAGGAAAAATGTAATATTAGTTTATTTTCTTTTAAGGATTTCTTTTGCTTTTTATGGATTCAAAAGAAAATAGGCCCCAAACGGGCCTAGAAACATCTAAACCGCGTTCTATCTAATTATTAAAACTTTCCCACTCGAAAAAAAAAAATCTAAATAAGGAAAAAAACAAGAATTGTCAAACAGAGGAAGAAACCAACTTGGAGAACGCTGGCTTTGCCTTCAAGTCAGACCCAGCTTCTCTATATATATATCTTTCTCTACATTCATACGGTTCTCAGAATAAAAAACTAACCAATTTCGAAGGACAAGAATAATAATAAGAAGAAGAAGAAAAGCTATGGCAGGAGGAGGAGGAGGAACAGAAGCGTTTCCTGATCTTGGAGAGCATTGCCAAAACCCTGACTGCAAACTCCTCGACTTTCTCCCTTTCACTTGTGACGGCTGCAAATTGGTATACTTTCCCCGAAAGTTCCACCTTTCTCTTTTTCTTTTCCTGCAAGAATCTTTCAATTAATGTTTTTAAAATGAAAATTTATAGGTGTTCTGTTTGGAGCATAGATCATACAAGTCCCACGATTGTCCAAACTCGGACCACGGAAGCAGAACAGTTTCCATCTGCGAAACATGTTCTATAGCAATCGAAACAACTGGTTTTGACCAAGAAGGGATCAAGTCTTTGCTTGAGAAACACGAAAGATCTGGAGATTGCGATCCGAGTAAGAAGAAGAAACCCATTTGTCCTGTGAAGCGTTGCAAAGAGGTTCTGACATTTGCGAACAACATTACTTGCAAAGATTGTGGAGTTAAGTTTTGTCTGAAACACCGGTTTCCGACCGATCATGTCTGTAACAAGAAGACGGTTGCTAACTCAGGAACAAGGTCGAGGTGGAATGAGAAGTTTATGGAAACTTTGAGTTTGAGGAGTGAGAAAGGATGTGGAAGAGGAACAACTTCTGTTTCATCAAGTTCTTCTCCATCGATTAGATCCTTTTAGTTTTTTTTTCTTTCATTGCAACAGTTTGCATCAACAAATTAAATGTTTCTCATGTATGATTAATTCTTTGTTGTTTTCAAGAGCATTTTAATGTGTGGTATTTTCTTAAAACCGATGTATGTTACAATATGCAAAGCGAGTTTATGTGCCTATCCCTCAGTTTGATGTAAAGTCTCTCTTTCTCTCACACACATATTAGCTGTGATTTCTTTTATTTCTTCTGAGGTAATAGAGTGCATTACATCAAATGATTAATGTTTGTGTTTAGTATATAACAAGAAGATATGTTTAGAAGCCTTTGCTAGCGAAATCATTGTCAGGAGTTGAGAAAAGCATGCAGTGGCACTCTTTTTCGTATGAACAAAAAAAGAGTCAAATTTTAGCTGCAAGGGCAGAAAATTTAAGAACCATTCGTCTAATTGTTTTTGTTTTGGTAAAGCAAGAGGTGTCTGGGCCTTTGGTCCAAATAGTTCCCCTAGACCCGATACCATTTCGCGCTAATACCGATGACATGACGTAAAGCATCCCTCCCAACAGATTTGTCTAATTGTTTACATATACAAGTTATCTACTCAAGCAAACACTAGAAGAACATTAGGCTAGATTTCTTCCTCTATAGAACAGAACAAACATTGTGGAGCAACAAAGGTAAAAGGCAGAGTAAATATCAGGAATATTCCAAAACTCCTTGTCCAACCCCAGCAGATTTACCATCATAGTGTCATAAAAAACAAGATAAGGATCAGACTTTTTTTAAATACACAAGAGATGAAAATGCTCTTTTAAGAAATATCAGAATTACACCTGCAAGGGCAACAGTGGTGCACCATATGAATCTATATGCTCAGCCAATCCTCCATTTGATAAAAAAAAATAAAACTAGTCATGACTTTTATTAAAATGTAAAAGGTGAAAAAACAGAGCCCACAATGTTTAAGAAACAGAGTTCCAGCAAACCTCTACATGGTAAAATAGAGACACATGCAAATAAATATAACATCCTACAGAAATGAATGCCCTTCATATGTTTGTTCAACTCATTGTTATTTCTCAGTTTCCATTTGTTTCATTACTATGTAGTGCCAAATAGTAAGGATACTATGAGAAAAGAATGGCACATAAAACAAGAGACTTCTTGAACAAAATCAAAGCACTGATAGAGCAACAGAATAGGTAAATCCTCAATGTATTTCAGTTTTATTTACATCAGAAAAAGATCAAAACTTTGTACCAACAAAAAAAAATGTAGAATGAATCAAAGAATATCTAAGTCTTGACTGTATTGAAGATACTGTCTCTGTGACTTGTGAAGATCATAAGGAGCCCATAAATAATCAACAGGACACGCCTTACCATCATCAAGCCTCACCCACGGCTTCCCTTTCCCACTCCAATGTATCAAACTCACCGGACCAGGATGCAAAGATCTACAACTACTCACCACATTGTCTCCACCTAGACCGTGCTGGTTCCACTGGTGATCAATAGCCTCAATCTCCCCGGCAAACACCAGAAGAAACGGCGGCAACGAACCCAGCTCGTAAATCCTCTCCTCTCTCTGAATCCTCATCCAGCTTTCGATCTTCCTCGTGTAGTCTCCTTCTCTCCATCTCTCTAAATCGATCACCATCACTCCCGTGTTGAAGTAGCAAGGCGTCTTGGAGTCAAAGACGGTCGAGAGTTTTGGATTTGACCAGAAACGATCTGAGAA is a genomic window containing:
- the LOC106304288 gene encoding zinc finger AN1 domain-containing stress-associated protein 12, with protein sequence MAGGGGGTEAFPDLGEHCQNPDCKLLDFLPFTCDGCKLVFCLEHRSYKSHDCPNSDHGSRTVSICETCSIAIETTGFDQEGIKSLLEKHERSGDCDPSKKKKPICPVKRCKEVLTFANNITCKDCGVKFCLKHRFPTDHVCNKKTVANSGTRSRWNEKFMETLSLRSEKGCGRGTTSVSSSSSPSIRSF
- the LOC106306272 gene encoding xyloglucan glycosyltransferase 4, whose amino-acid sequence is MAPNSVAVTMEKPDNFSLLEINGSDPSSFPDNKRKSISPKQFSWFILLKAHRLVSSLSWLFASVKKRLAFSSKAINEEEDPKSRGKQMYRFIKACLVISIVALLIEIVAYYKNWNLDLVNRPSWEVRGLVEWSYVAWLSFRSDYIAPIVITLSKFCTVLFLIQSLDRLVLCLGCFWIKFKKIEPKLKDDELDLEDASNFPMVLIQIPMCNEREVYEQSIGAASQLDWPKDRILIQVLDDSDDPNLQLLIKEEVAAWAEKGVNIIYRHRLIRTGYKAGNLKSAMTCDYVKDYEFVTIFDADFTPSPDFLKKTIPHFKGNPELGLVQARWSFVNKDENLLTRLQNINLCFHFEVEQQVNGVFLNFFGFNGTAGVWRIKALEESGGWLERTTVEDMDIAVRAHLNGWKFIYLNDVEVTCELPESYEAYKKQQHRWHSGPMQLFRLCLPSIIKSKISVGKKANLIFLFFLLRKLILPFYSFTLFCIILPLTMFIPEAELPLWIICYVPIFISLLNILPSPKSFPFLIPYLLFENTMSITKFNAMISGLFQLGSAYEWVVTKKTGRSSESDLLAFAEKEEKLHRRNSESGLELLSKLKEQEMNLAVQETPKKSIGGLVRPSNKIKKRNMVFKKELGLAFLLLTAAARSFLSAHGLHFYFLLFQGLSFLVVGLDLIGEQIN